In one Chelmon rostratus isolate fCheRos1 chromosome 7, fCheRos1.pri, whole genome shotgun sequence genomic region, the following are encoded:
- the LOC121609201 gene encoding guanylate cyclase soluble subunit beta-2-like, producing the protein MERFLGKWGPLVVVEGLVVHQAGVNLQRIVPALQTVSIHLDLYFSIVHPEVTFTISSIRKFITSHFVLQRRWDMMPEAWKDRPMLQLRGQMIWMPSLHCMFYQASPLLRSLQELEEGDMHLSDIAPHDITRDLILLNQQRLAELELSNQLELRFLSQHLEEERKKTDNLLYAMLPKHVANQLKEGKTVEAGEFKECTILFSDVVMFTNICSLCEPIQIVLMLNSMYLRFDRLMTVHNVYKVETIGDAYMVVGGVPIPVSTHAERVANFALGMILATREVISPVTGGPIQIRVGLHSGPVLAGVVGEKMPRYCLFGDTINTASRMESHGLPDKIHLSPTVYQALKNKSFVIQKRGEIEVKGKGRMTTYFLERNGGGGGQQIMGVSDLQTGARQQDGQMSCQPGLHRPASQRQRRDDLCLIPMKYGDSLSKSLPSSHTSDPQTGPAMKPRDSESYGSLHTDDQSGGGAPDTEDHQCRGNQQSKQTHGNQVLCGPKRHPRLGEESGHLILAAEGPVSHHR; encoded by the exons ATGGAAAGATTTCTCGGTAAATGGGGACCTctggtggtggtagagggt CTGGTGGTGCACCAGGCAGGGGTGAACCTCCAGAGAATCGTCCCTGCGCTCCAGACTGTGAGCATCCATCTGGACCTTTACTTCAGCATTGTGCATCCTGAAGTCACCTTCACCATCTCCAGCATCAGGAAGTTCATCACCAGCCACTTTGTCCTGCAGAGACGCTGGGATATGATGCCTGAAGCGTGGAAGGACAGGCCCATGCTGCAGCTCCGAG GTCAGATGATCTGGATGCCCTCTCTGCACTGCATGTTCTATCAAGCTTCTCCTCTGCTGAGAAGccttcaggagctggaggagggggaCATGCACCTGTCTGACATCGCACCGCATGACATCACCCGCGACCTCATCCTGCTCAATCAGCAGCGGCTGGCTGAACTGGAGCTGTCCAATCAGCTGGAGCTCCGCTTCCTGTCTCAgcacctggaggaggagaggaagaagacagacaacTTGCTGTATGCCATGCTGCCCAAGCATGTAGCCAACCAGCTAAAGGAGGGCAAGACTGTGGAAGCAG GAGAATTTAAAGAGTGCACCATACTGTTCAGTGACGTGGTTATGTTCACTAACATCTGCTCCCTGTGTGAACCCATCCAAATTGTCCTCATGCTGAACTCCATGTACCTGCGATTCGACCGGCTCATGACTGTGCACAATGTTTACAAG GTTGAGACCATAGGGGACGCCTATATGGTGGTAGGTGGGGTGCCCATACCTGTCTCCACGCATGCTGAGAGGGTGGCCAACTTTGCCCTGGGCATGATTTTGGCCACTAGGGAGGTCATTAGCCCTGTGACAGGAGGACCCATTCAG ATCCGAGTGGGTCTCCACAGTGGTCCTGTGCTGGCAGGTGTTGTCGGGGAGAAGATGCCTCGCTACTGTCTATTCGGAGACACAATCAACACTGCATCTCGCATGGAGAGTCACGGCCTCCCCGACAAGATCCATTTGAGCCCAACCGTCTACCA GGCTTTGAAGAATAAAAGCTTTGTCATCCAGAAGCGAGGGGAGATCGAGGTGAAGGGGAAGGGCAGAATGACCACTTACTTTCTTGAGAggaacgggggggggggggggcagcagatTATGGGTGTTTCAGATCTACAGACTGGGGCCAGACAGCAGGATGGTCAGATGAGCTGCCAGCCAGGTCTCCACAGACCAG CTTCCCAGAGGCAGCGCAGGGATGACCTCTGCTTGATCCCCATGAAATATGGAGACAGCCTGAGCAAATCCCTGCCCTCCTCACATACATCTGATCCCCAGACCGGCCCAGCCATGAAGCCCCGGGACTCAGAGAGCTACGGAAGCCTGCACACTGATGATCAATCAGGGGGTGGAGCTCCGGACACAGAGGATCACCAGTGCCGTGGAAACCAAcaatcaaagcaaacacacgGGAACCAGGTTCTGTGTGGTCCT AAACGACACCCCAGGCTGGGAGAGGAGTCCGGACATCTGATCCTCGCCGCAGAGGGCCCCGTGTCTCATCACCGCTGA
- the LOC121609667 gene encoding tubulin alpha-1C chain-like, which yields MRECISVHVGQAGVQIGNACWELYCLEHGIQPDGQMPSDKTIGGGDDSFNTFFSETGAGKHVPRAVFVDLEPTVIDEVRTGTYRQLFHPEQLITGKEDAANNYARGHYTIGKEIIDLVLERIRKLADQCTGLQGFLVFHSFGGGTGSGFTSLLMERLSVDYGKKSKLEFSIYPAPQVSTAVVEPYNSILTTHTTLEHSDCAFMVDNEAIYDICRRNLDIERPTYTNLNRLISQIVSSITASLRFDGALNVDLTEFQTNLVPYPRIHFPLATYAPVISAEKAYHEQLTVSEITSACFEPANQMVKCDPRHGKYMACCLLYRGDVVPKDVNAAIATIKTKRTIQFVDWCPTGFKVGINYQPPTVVPGGDLAKVQRAVCMLSNTTAIAEAWARLDHKFDLMYAKRAFVHWYVGEGMEEGEFSEAREDMAALEKDYEEVGTDSVGEDDDDEGEEY from the exons ATG CGCGAGTGTATCTCAGTGCACGTGGGTCAGGCTGGTGTCCAGATTGGCAATGCCTGCTGGGAGCTTTATTGTCTGGAACATGGGATCCAGCCGGATGGACAGATGCCCAGTGATAAGACCATCGGAGGAGGAGATGATTCCTTCAACACCTTCTTCAGTGAGACGGGAGCTGGAAAACACGTCCccagagctgtttttgtggaTCTGGAGCCCACTGTCATCG ATGAGGTGCGCACTGGGACCTACCGCCAGCTGTTCCACCCTGAGCAGCTGATCACCGGAAAGGAGGATGCTGCCAATAACTACGCCCGTGGACACTACACCATTGGCAAAGAGATCATCGACCTGGTGCTGGAGAGGATCCGCAAACTG GCTGACCAGTGCACTGGCCTTCAGGGCTTCCTGGTCTTCCACAGCTTTGGAGGTGGCACCGGCTCTGGTTTCACCTCCCTGCTGATGGAGCGTCTGTCTGTGGACTACGGCAAGAAGTCCAAGCTGGAGTTCTCCATCTACCCAGCTCCACAGGTGTCCACTGCTGTGGTGGAGCCCTACAACTCCATCCTGACCACCCACACCACCCTGGAGCACTCTGACTgtgccttcatggtggacaacGAGGCCATCTACGATATCTGCCGTAGGAACCTCGACATCGAGCGTCCCACTTACACCAACCTGAACAGGTTGATCAGTCAGATTGTGTCCTCCATCACTGCTTCCCTTCGTTTTGATGGTGCCCTCAATGTTGATCTGACAGAGTTCCAGACCAACTTGGTGCCATATCCCCGTATTCACTTCCCTCTGGCCACCTATGCCCCTGTCATCTCTGCTGAGAAGGCTTACCATGAGCAATTAACGGTGTCAGAAATCACCAGCGCCTGCTTtgagccagccaatcagatggtgAAATGCGACCCTCGCCACGGCAAGTACATGGCTTGTTGCCTTTTGTATCGTGGTGATGTGGTGCCCAAAGATGTAAATGCTGCCATTGCCACCATCAAGACCAAGCGCACCATCCAGTTTGTGGACTGGTGCCCCACTGGTTTCAAGGTTGGCATCAACTACCAACCGCCCACTGTAGTTCCCGGTGGAGACCTGGCCAAGGTCCAGAgggctgtgtgcatgctgagcaACACCACTGCTATTGCGGAGGCCTGGGCTCGGCTTGACCACAAGTTTGATCTGATGTATGCTAAGCGTGCCTTTGTTCACTGGTATGTGGGTGAGGgtatggaggagggagagttctCTGAGGCCAGAGAGGACATGGCAGCTCTGGAGAAGGATTATGAGGAGGTTGGAACTGATAGTGTtggagaggatgatgatgatgaaggagaggagtaTTGA